One stretch of Balneola sp. MJW-20 DNA includes these proteins:
- a CDS encoding ABC transporter substrate-binding protein, producing the protein MKKISLCLLLMLLTATTGFGQNIQDGIRLFRSGDFERAQLIFDQINDPEAYYYSGRIRFNQGNYLKARSLFQKAAASDDYQLEANFALALTHFQLDDHSKALDILYQIKESGGFGAVGTEAGYFYRDLVNYLSLDQRYDAFRRTDNEQVRYDLIRAAFGKVDLATARVLLDSYTSTVADSGSFEVQRLYSSLTDSTMYAQEFSSVKYPMAPKGITYKVGVALPQFDPDEPQYEISQSLYFGIQLAFERFNGDNSDKKAFLIYKNTASDPVKATEVFNDLVWNHDIDALIGPLFSEVANSYADLTEDFEIPAITPLSNSNQLVKDSKYLFQLNPNFEVQGRKIGEYAVNYLDVDTVAIIAEKNSYGEQSALAFREVMRENDVEVVQYYVRDLESMGYDIQDFTKILDPDFDTLRTYQIDAIYAPFTGSVAPTLINAMLTEIEAYRNESILLGSEEWATMEYSGIIKRNNPIYYTQTLSTGRTDSLRNEFDREYRLRFSTNPSRFSYIGYDVATVLLNTFSRVQNPDYLTDGLKELNGYQGLSTRVSFRGTQVNEEVKINRISTLED; encoded by the coding sequence ATGAAGAAAATTAGTCTTTGTCTGCTATTAATGCTGTTGACAGCAACAACAGGATTTGGCCAGAATATTCAGGACGGTATCAGGTTATTCAGGAGTGGTGATTTCGAAAGAGCTCAGCTTATCTTTGATCAGATTAATGATCCTGAAGCTTATTATTATTCCGGTAGAATCCGTTTCAATCAGGGAAATTATCTGAAGGCCCGTAGCTTATTCCAAAAAGCTGCAGCCTCAGATGATTATCAGCTGGAAGCTAATTTTGCTCTCGCTTTAACTCATTTTCAACTGGATGATCATTCGAAGGCACTGGATATTTTATATCAAATAAAGGAATCCGGGGGGTTTGGAGCAGTAGGTACTGAAGCCGGTTATTTTTATCGTGATCTGGTCAATTACCTTTCTCTCGATCAGCGTTATGATGCATTTCGAAGAACGGACAATGAACAGGTCAGATATGACCTAATAAGAGCAGCTTTTGGAAAAGTTGATCTGGCAACTGCACGGGTTCTACTAGATTCCTATACATCCACCGTGGCCGATTCCGGGTCATTTGAAGTACAAAGACTTTACTCTTCTCTGACAGACAGTACCATGTACGCTCAGGAGTTTTCCTCGGTAAAATATCCTATGGCTCCAAAAGGAATAACATATAAAGTCGGTGTCGCACTTCCACAGTTCGATCCTGATGAGCCTCAGTATGAAATTTCTCAAAGTTTATATTTCGGCATTCAACTCGCATTTGAACGTTTTAACGGAGATAACTCCGACAAAAAAGCTTTTCTGATTTATAAAAACACAGCATCTGACCCAGTAAAAGCAACTGAAGTGTTTAATGATCTTGTCTGGAACCATGACATTGATGCTCTAATCGGCCCTCTGTTCTCAGAAGTAGCCAATTCATACGCTGATCTGACCGAAGATTTTGAAATACCTGCTATTACGCCATTATCAAATTCAAATCAGTTAGTAAAAGACAGCAAATACCTCTTTCAGCTAAACCCGAACTTTGAAGTGCAGGGCCGTAAAATTGGAGAATACGCTGTTAATTACCTGGATGTAGACACTGTGGCAATTATAGCCGAGAAGAATTCCTATGGAGAACAATCAGCCCTTGCTTTCAGAGAAGTTATGAGGGAAAATGATGTGGAAGTAGTACAATACTATGTACGTGACCTTGAGTCTATGGGATACGATATCCAGGATTTTACAAAGATCCTTGACCCGGATTTTGACACTTTGAGAACCTATCAAATAGATGCCATCTATGCTCCTTTTACAGGTTCAGTAGCCCCGACTTTGATCAATGCCATGTTAACAGAGATTGAAGCTTACAGAAATGAATCTATTCTTTTAGGATCGGAAGAATGGGCTACGATGGAATATTCAGGGATCATCAAACGAAACAACCCCATTTATTATACCCAGACTTTAAGCACCGGCAGAACCGACAGTCTGAGAAATGAATTTGACAGAGAATACCGTCTGCGTTTCAGTACTAACCCGAGTCGTTTTTCTTATATCGGGTATGATGTGGCAACGGTACTTCTGAATACCTTTAGTCGGGTTCAAAATCCAGATTATCTTACAGATGGGCTCAAAGAGTTAAATGGATACCAGGGTTTGTCCACGAGGGTTTCATTTCGGGGAACTCAGGTAAATGAAGAGGTTAAGATCAACCGCATATCTACATTGGAAGACTAA
- the guaA gene encoding glutamine-hydrolyzing GMP synthase, whose protein sequence is MHSRHSEWILILDYGSQFTQLIARRLRELNIYCEIHPYNVDLNEVKEPTPKGVILSGGPKSVNDPDAPELQKEVLNWGIPVLGVCYGLQLLSHNEIPGSVDKADKREFGRARLNIDDHSDLLKDIPDDSVVWMSHGDHIHELPSSYRIIAHTANAKVAAVRHTQKEIFGVQFHPEVAHTRFGSQLLKNFAKNICQCSGDWTADSFIETHVKSIREQVGSDRVLCALSGGVDSTVVATLLHKAIGDQLQCLFVDNGLLRKNEFQNVLKLYRDDLHLPVEGVDASEMFLERLNGVSDPEDKRKIIGRTFIDVFDDFVQHQEKFKYLAQGTLYPDVIESVNFKGPSATIKSHHNVGGLPEKMKLSLIEPVRELFKDEVREVGKTLGIPEHFISRHPFPGPGLGIRVLGELGKDNLSLLREADYIFVEELKEKGLYHDVWQALAVLLPVQSVGVMGDERTYEFTVALRAVTSLDGMTADWAHLPYDFLANVSNRIINEVKGVNRVVYDISSKPPATIEWE, encoded by the coding sequence ATGCATAGCCGCCATTCCGAGTGGATCCTGATCCTTGACTACGGTTCACAGTTCACTCAGCTGATCGCTCGCAGATTAAGAGAGTTGAACATCTATTGTGAGATTCACCCTTACAATGTCGATCTGAATGAGGTAAAAGAACCTACTCCCAAAGGAGTAATCCTTTCAGGTGGACCTAAAAGTGTGAACGATCCGGATGCACCCGAACTACAGAAGGAAGTTCTGAACTGGGGAATACCGGTACTGGGAGTATGTTATGGACTGCAGCTTTTGTCTCATAATGAGATCCCTGGCAGTGTTGACAAAGCTGATAAAAGAGAATTCGGTAGAGCCAGACTGAACATTGATGATCATTCAGACTTGCTGAAAGATATTCCCGATGATTCAGTGGTTTGGATGAGTCACGGGGATCATATTCATGAGCTTCCCTCCTCCTACAGGATCATCGCGCATACAGCAAATGCCAAAGTTGCTGCAGTACGCCATACTCAAAAAGAAATATTCGGAGTTCAATTCCATCCGGAAGTGGCTCACACCAGGTTCGGATCACAGCTTCTGAAGAATTTTGCTAAAAATATTTGTCAATGTTCAGGTGACTGGACTGCAGATTCATTTATTGAGACTCATGTAAAGTCAATTCGGGAGCAAGTGGGATCAGACCGTGTGTTATGTGCCCTGTCAGGAGGTGTAGACTCTACAGTTGTTGCTACCCTTCTGCACAAAGCGATCGGAGATCAGCTACAGTGTTTGTTTGTGGACAATGGTTTGCTGCGTAAAAATGAATTTCAGAACGTACTAAAACTTTACAGAGACGATCTTCATCTGCCGGTAGAAGGTGTGGATGCATCAGAGATGTTTTTGGAGAGACTGAACGGCGTCAGTGATCCGGAGGATAAAAGAAAAATTATCGGACGTACTTTTATCGATGTATTTGATGATTTTGTCCAGCATCAGGAAAAATTCAAATACCTGGCACAAGGCACACTCTATCCGGATGTCATTGAAAGCGTAAACTTTAAAGGGCCTTCCGCAACCATAAAGTCCCATCATAATGTGGGCGGGCTACCAGAGAAAATGAAATTATCTCTTATAGAACCGGTAAGAGAGTTATTCAAAGATGAGGTCAGGGAAGTAGGTAAGACCTTAGGTATACCGGAACATTTCATTAGCCGACATCCTTTTCCTGGCCCCGGACTTGGTATCAGAGTGTTGGGTGAGCTGGGAAAAGACAATCTTTCCTTGTTGCGAGAAGCAGACTATATATTTGTAGAAGAATTGAAGGAAAAGGGACTTTATCATGATGTATGGCAGGCTCTGGCTGTTCTTCTACCTGTCCAGAGTGTTGGAGTGATGGGTGACGAACGAACCTATGAATTTACGGTAGCTCTTAGAGCAGTAACCAGTCTGGATGGTATGACAGCTGACTGGGCTCATCTGCCCTATGATTTTCTTGCAAACGTATCCAACAGGATCATCAATGAAGTTAAAGGAGTGAATCGTGTGGTTTATGATATTAGTTCTAAGCCACCTGCCACGATTGAATGGGAATAA
- the gcvH gene encoding glycine cleavage system protein GcvH: MNVPSELKYTREHEWIRDNGDGTATIGITDFAQSELGDIVFVELEEAGYEFTKDDTFGTVEAVKTVSDLYAPVDGEVLEINEDLEDEPEMVNDDPYEGGWMIKIKMTNPDQFKDLMSAEDYQDIIA, translated from the coding sequence ATGAACGTACCATCAGAATTAAAATATACCCGTGAGCATGAATGGATCCGTGATAACGGAGACGGGACCGCGACCATAGGAATTACCGATTTCGCACAAAGCGAATTAGGAGATATTGTATTTGTGGAACTCGAAGAAGCAGGCTATGAATTCACAAAAGATGATACTTTTGGTACAGTAGAAGCGGTAAAAACGGTTTCAGATCTTTACGCCCCGGTTGACGGAGAAGTCCTCGAAATCAATGAGGATCTGGAAGACGAACCTGAAATGGTTAATGACGACCCATATGAGGGTGGTTGGATGATCAAAATTAAAATGACAAATCCTGATCAGTTTAAAGATCTGATGTCCGCTGAAGATTATCAGGACATAATCGCTTAA
- the accC gene encoding acetyl-CoA carboxylase biotin carboxylase subunit yields MFNKILIANRGEIALRVIRTCREMGIKTVAVYSTADADSLHVKFADEAVCIGPPAGKDSYLKIPSILAAAEITNAEAIHPGYGFLSENAEFSRICEEHEIKFIGPSPDAISRMGDKAVAKATMIENKVPVVPGSDGVVEDYETAKKICDDIGYPVIIKASAGGGGRGMRLVEKAEDLKRNYEMCRSEAETAFNNPAVYIEKFVLNPHHVEIQILADQHGNAMHLGERDCSMQRRHQKVLEEAPSPLMTPELRKRMGDAAVNAAKAVDYEGAGTVEFLVDDDHNFYFMEMNTRIQVEHPVTEEITGYDLVAEQIRIAAGEKIEETEFNFDLLHSIECRINAEDPAHNFRPSAGEITVFHPPGGHGVRLDTHAYSGYRIPPNYDSMIAKLICTAPTRDEAIRKMKRALEEFIIEGIKTTIPFQIQLLDDENFKKGKFDTKYLERSFKFVPKD; encoded by the coding sequence ATGTTTAATAAGATTCTTATCGCCAATCGCGGTGAAATTGCACTACGGGTAATAAGAACCTGTAGAGAAATGGGTATCAAAACGGTAGCCGTTTACTCTACCGCTGATGCGGATTCACTGCATGTTAAATTTGCAGATGAAGCAGTCTGTATCGGCCCTCCTGCAGGAAAAGACAGCTATCTGAAAATTCCGAGTATACTTGCCGCAGCGGAGATTACCAATGCGGAAGCAATTCACCCGGGATACGGATTTCTCTCAGAGAATGCAGAGTTTTCACGTATTTGTGAAGAACATGAAATCAAATTTATTGGTCCTTCTCCAGACGCTATTTCCCGAATGGGGGATAAAGCCGTTGCTAAGGCTACCATGATTGAAAATAAAGTACCGGTCGTGCCTGGCAGTGACGGAGTCGTTGAAGATTATGAAACCGCAAAAAAGATCTGTGATGATATTGGATACCCAGTCATCATTAAGGCTTCGGCTGGTGGCGGAGGCCGCGGTATGCGATTGGTTGAAAAAGCAGAGGATCTTAAAAGAAATTATGAAATGTGTCGCAGTGAGGCTGAAACTGCCTTTAACAATCCTGCGGTATATATAGAGAAGTTCGTATTAAATCCTCATCACGTAGAAATTCAGATCCTGGCCGACCAACATGGGAATGCCATGCACCTTGGTGAGAGAGATTGCTCTATGCAGCGACGACACCAAAAAGTATTGGAAGAAGCACCTTCTCCCCTTATGACACCTGAACTCAGAAAAAGAATGGGTGATGCTGCGGTAAACGCCGCCAAAGCAGTAGATTATGAAGGAGCAGGTACCGTAGAATTCCTTGTGGATGATGACCACAATTTCTATTTCATGGAAATGAATACCCGAATTCAGGTTGAGCATCCGGTAACAGAAGAAATAACCGGATATGACCTGGTTGCCGAGCAGATCCGGATCGCAGCAGGTGAAAAGATCGAAGAAACTGAATTTAACTTTGACCTGCTTCACTCTATTGAATGCAGGATCAATGCAGAAGATCCGGCCCATAACTTCCGCCCTTCTGCCGGTGAAATTACCGTATTTCATCCCCCGGGCGGCCATGGAGTAAGACTGGATACACACGCATACTCAGGTTACAGAATTCCGCCAAATTATGACTCCATGATCGCCAAGCTGATCTGTACCGCCCCCACACGTGATGAAGCGATCAGAAAAATGAAAAGAGCTCTTGAAGAATTCATTATTGAAGGAATTAAGACCACAATACCTTTTCAGATTCAGTTACTCGATGATGAGAACTTTAAGAAAGGAAAATTTGATACCAAGTATTTAGAACGATCATTTAAATTTGTACCGAAGGACTAA
- the accB gene encoding acetyl-CoA carboxylase biotin carboxyl carrier protein: MDLKIIKNILNLISESDVNEVSIEEGDFKIKVKKQGTVETVTYTQPAAPAPQPQATAAPVQPHTPASQQSDASGSSDQVDGEVVKSPIVGTFYEAPSPDSDAFVKVGDKVSKGDTLCIVEAMKIMNEIESDLSGEIVKILVEDGQAVEFDQPLFVIK; encoded by the coding sequence ATGGATCTAAAAATCATTAAGAACATTTTGAACCTGATCTCGGAATCTGATGTAAATGAGGTTTCAATTGAGGAAGGTGATTTTAAAATAAAAGTCAAAAAACAGGGAACTGTTGAGACGGTAACTTATACTCAACCAGCGGCTCCGGCACCTCAGCCACAGGCCACGGCTGCTCCCGTACAACCTCATACCCCTGCCTCACAGCAATCTGATGCTTCCGGTAGTTCAGACCAGGTAGATGGGGAAGTAGTTAAATCACCAATCGTTGGTACATTTTACGAAGCGCCCTCTCCTGATTCAGATGCCTTTGTGAAAGTCGGAGATAAAGTTTCCAAAGGAGATACACTTTGTATCGTCGAAGCCATGAAGATCATGAATGAGATCGAATCTGACCTTAGTGGTGAGATCGTAAAGATCCTTGTTGAAGACGGACAGGCAGTAGAATTCGACCAACCACTTTTTGTCATTAAATAG
- the efp gene encoding elongation factor P: MSKVSTSDFRNGLVLDLDGELYSITEFQHVKPGKGGAFVRTKLKGIVNEKNIDKTFRSGENVESVRVERREYQYLYNDGQLYFFMNNDTYEQIPVNPSQVNRKDYLVDGHTCTLYFNADEESVLYAEPMDQIEVTIENTDPGVRGDTAQGGSKPATLESGAVVQVPLFINEGEKVRVDTRTGEYLERAK; this comes from the coding sequence ATGTCTAAAGTCTCAACCTCGGACTTCCGAAACGGACTTGTACTGGATCTTGACGGTGAACTGTATTCTATCACCGAATTCCAGCATGTAAAACCCGGAAAAGGCGGTGCATTTGTTCGCACCAAACTAAAGGGTATCGTAAATGAAAAAAATATAGATAAGACTTTCCGATCTGGAGAAAATGTTGAATCCGTAAGGGTCGAACGCAGAGAATACCAATACCTGTATAACGATGGTCAGCTCTACTTTTTCATGAACAATGATACCTATGAGCAAATCCCGGTTAACCCCTCTCAGGTAAATCGCAAGGACTATCTGGTAGACGGTCATACTTGCACGCTGTACTTCAATGCTGATGAAGAAAGCGTACTATATGCCGAGCCAATGGATCAGATCGAAGTAACTATAGAAAATACAGACCCCGGTGTACGCGGAGATACCGCACAAGGGGGCTCCAAACCTGCCACTCTGGAATCAGGAGCTGTAGTACAGGTTCCGCTTTTTATCAATGAAGGTGAGAAGGTCAGAGTTGACACCCGTACAGGCGAATATTTAGAACGAGCAAAATAA
- a CDS encoding sodium-dependent transporter, producing MAVSTNTDRGSWNSKLGFILAAAGSAVGLGNIWGFPTQVASNGGAAFLIIYLICSFLIGFPVMVAEITIGRNTGKNPVGAFKALHSNKFFPLVGLWGVICGVMILSFYTVIAGWAFGYAFEELFLALNMPAAADWLKDTGNGLKNAIVATVFMLGTIKIISGGVSDGIERATKTMMPLLIGILVIMIVYVLFQPGSAEGIREYLLPDFSMINADLIFSAMGQAFFSLSLGMGALITYGSYLNKKENIPQAAAFVTLADVGIAFLAGLLIIPAMYLAQSNGVNIFVDGQLADSTTLVFTVLPALFNSMGFIGTIFGVTFFLLLSIAALTSTISLLEVPVSYAIDEYDVTRKKAARNIGLGILVVSIIISFNPNLIDYFVIVFNNIGLPLGGFLICVFIGYAWKTENAINEMEYGFAGIRQTLFVKVWPIFIKFICPAAILYTLGQTLVGLF from the coding sequence TTGGCTGTTAGTACAAATACAGATCGTGGTTCATGGAATTCAAAATTAGGCTTTATCCTTGCTGCCGCAGGTTCTGCCGTTGGTTTAGGAAATATATGGGGATTCCCGACACAGGTTGCATCTAATGGTGGAGCCGCTTTTCTGATCATTTATCTTATCTGCTCCTTTCTGATCGGTTTTCCTGTTATGGTTGCTGAAATTACTATTGGTCGGAATACGGGAAAAAACCCGGTGGGAGCATTTAAAGCCCTTCATTCAAATAAATTCTTCCCATTGGTAGGTCTTTGGGGGGTCATATGTGGCGTGATGATCCTCTCCTTTTATACGGTAATTGCTGGTTGGGCATTCGGCTATGCCTTTGAGGAATTATTTCTGGCACTTAATATGCCCGCCGCTGCAGACTGGTTAAAAGATACCGGTAACGGATTGAAAAATGCTATTGTTGCTACAGTATTCATGCTGGGTACCATTAAGATCATCTCAGGTGGAGTTAGTGATGGTATCGAGCGAGCCACGAAAACCATGATGCCTTTACTGATCGGTATTCTTGTCATTATGATCGTCTATGTATTGTTTCAACCCGGAAGCGCGGAGGGAATTCGGGAGTATCTTTTACCGGATTTCAGCATGATAAATGCGGACCTCATTTTTTCAGCAATGGGTCAGGCTTTCTTCTCCTTATCTCTGGGTATGGGAGCGCTCATTACCTATGGTTCATATCTGAATAAAAAAGAAAATATTCCCCAGGCTGCAGCATTCGTTACCTTGGCTGATGTTGGGATTGCATTCCTGGCCGGATTACTGATCATTCCTGCAATGTATCTGGCACAATCAAACGGGGTCAATATCTTTGTGGATGGTCAGCTTGCTGACAGTACAACACTGGTATTCACGGTGCTCCCGGCCTTATTTAACAGCATGGGTTTTATAGGCACTATTTTCGGTGTGACCTTCTTTCTCCTTCTGAGTATTGCAGCTCTTACTTCTACGATCTCACTTCTCGAGGTCCCGGTATCATATGCTATAGATGAGTACGATGTAACGAGGAAAAAAGCTGCCCGCAACATCGGACTGGGAATCCTGGTGGTATCGATCATTATTTCCTTTAACCCAAACCTGATCGATTACTTCGTAATTGTATTCAACAATATTGGATTACCATTAGGCGGATTTCTGATCTGTGTCTTTATAGGGTATGCCTGGAAAACGGAAAATGCCATTAATGAAATGGAGTATGGCTTTGCCGGTATAAGACAAACATTATTTGTTAAGGTCTGGCCGATCTTCATAAAATTCATATGCCCTGCTGCAATTCTGTATACTCTTGGACAAACATTGGTTGGCTTGTTTTAA
- a CDS encoding pullulanase translates to MKTTITDRSGLGCKFENGKFVFRLFSSHASSIALYIFDEYEDPNPRIESMKFTEDGIWEYSTNDDLWNKFYAYSLVFPDNEGKKVENTDYLIADPFSRYVVTINNHLQHARTLILKEEPFKWSDRDFYPPSDPRDLIIYECHIKDMVAHPSANTYVQGIYNDFIQAETGGMTHLKKLGVNAVEFLPLQKFAYYEPPFDHMTETGVRNTWNPYSINHWGYMTSFHFVPETLYASDGSFKHSDISGHNANAHREVKSMVNRLHGEGISVIMDVVYNHASHYDLNPLKYTAKDHYFRLDDAGNYVNDSWTGNDISTAAKHSRELILESLIHWVKEYHIDGFRFDLAGLIDWETVEMISAELKNVKPNIILIAEPWGGAYKPDGFSDRGWASWNDRMRNNFKGYDPEHDKGFIFGNFNPHVNRFAIENGFRGSLKDHEHGLFRSSRHALNYLESHDGYTLADYIRIVLEPEILNTEIKDIEDHTTLNEEQMRICRLAALSLFVSQGITMIHEGQEYGRSKVIRHTDVKDSRAGYIDRDTYNKDNETNWINFEHISLNEELFNYYRGLIELRLNAPALRKAASDEINFKVYQDPLHVTFSLEGHGTNDKYDYFVSINTNPHQDHEIILPEGYWELLVDDQQAGSNTIKSVESSYMVKACTGTVLRKLRVNKA, encoded by the coding sequence TTGAAAACAACGATCACCGATAGAAGCGGTCTTGGATGCAAATTTGAAAACGGAAAATTTGTATTTCGTTTATTCTCATCTCATGCATCATCAATAGCATTATACATATTTGATGAATATGAGGACCCTAACCCGAGAATAGAATCCATGAAATTCACGGAAGATGGGATCTGGGAATACTCCACAAATGACGATCTCTGGAATAAGTTTTATGCTTATTCACTTGTATTCCCTGATAATGAGGGAAAGAAAGTTGAAAATACCGATTATCTTATCGCTGACCCCTTTTCCAGGTATGTCGTGACCATTAATAATCACCTTCAGCACGCCCGGACACTGATCCTGAAAGAGGAACCTTTTAAATGGAGTGACAGAGACTTTTACCCTCCTTCTGATCCCAGAGATCTTATCATATATGAATGTCATATAAAAGATATGGTTGCGCACCCTTCAGCCAATACTTATGTCCAGGGTATTTACAATGATTTTATTCAGGCTGAAACTGGCGGTATGACCCACCTGAAAAAACTGGGTGTGAATGCCGTAGAATTTCTTCCACTTCAGAAATTCGCCTATTACGAGCCACCATTTGACCATATGACGGAAACGGGTGTTCGAAATACCTGGAATCCTTACAGTATCAATCACTGGGGTTATATGACCAGCTTCCACTTTGTTCCGGAGACTCTCTATGCTTCAGATGGTTCATTTAAACACTCTGATATTTCCGGTCATAATGCTAACGCACATCGGGAAGTCAAATCTATGGTTAACCGTCTGCATGGTGAAGGAATCAGTGTGATCATGGACGTGGTCTATAATCATGCCTCTCATTATGATCTTAATCCCCTGAAGTATACTGCCAAAGATCATTATTTCAGACTCGATGATGCCGGAAATTATGTAAATGATAGCTGGACAGGTAACGATATCAGTACTGCTGCAAAGCATTCCCGTGAACTAATTCTGGAATCTCTTATACATTGGGTCAAAGAATATCATATAGACGGATTTCGCTTTGATCTTGCGGGTCTTATTGACTGGGAAACCGTAGAGATGATATCTGCTGAACTGAAAAATGTTAAGCCGAATATCATCCTGATTGCGGAACCTTGGGGCGGGGCGTATAAACCGGATGGCTTTAGTGACCGGGGATGGGCCTCATGGAATGACCGTATGAGGAATAATTTTAAAGGATATGATCCTGAACATGATAAAGGATTTATATTCGGAAATTTTAATCCCCACGTAAATCGGTTTGCCATTGAAAATGGCTTCAGAGGATCTTTAAAAGACCATGAACATGGTCTGTTCAGAAGTTCAAGGCATGCGCTGAATTACCTTGAAAGTCATGATGGTTACACCCTGGCAGACTACATTCGTATTGTATTGGAACCTGAGATACTGAATACTGAGATCAAAGATATTGAAGATCATACTACGCTCAATGAGGAGCAGATGAGAATATGTAGATTAGCAGCTCTCTCTCTATTTGTATCCCAGGGAATTACGATGATTCACGAAGGTCAGGAATACGGGAGGTCAAAAGTGATCAGGCATACGGATGTGAAGGATTCGCGAGCGGGCTATATTGATCGCGATACTTATAATAAAGACAATGAGACCAATTGGATCAACTTTGAGCATATTTCCCTTAATGAAGAACTATTTAATTACTACCGTGGACTTATTGAATTGAGACTAAATGCTCCGGCACTCAGGAAAGCTGCTTCTGATGAAATTAATTTCAAAGTATATCAGGATCCACTGCATGTTACTTTTTCTTTAGAGGGACATGGCACTAATGATAAATATGATTACTTTGTCTCGATCAATACAAACCCTCATCAAGATCATGAAATCATATTACCTGAGGGTTATTGGGAGTTACTTGTTGATGATCAACAAGCAGGGTCCAATACAATTAAAAGCGTTGAATCATCATACATGGTTAAAGCTTGTACAGGTACGGTATTGAGGAAGTTGCGTGTGAATAAAGCTTAA